The following proteins come from a genomic window of Trifolium pratense cultivar HEN17-A07 linkage group LG4, ARS_RC_1.1, whole genome shotgun sequence:
- the LOC123920748 gene encoding protein TAPETUM DETERMINANT 1-like translates to MVVLISTNGVASMNLHETSSISDKTVNVVGDKCSKLSIEISQNMTGLIGGIPEHSVVIANTCVSDCVISNIHVACGKFSSAILINPTTFKRLEYNDCLVNNGQPLSGGAVISFKYANTFPYELSVSNAMVVCK, encoded by the exons ATGGTTGTTTTGATCTCCACAAACGGAGTAGCATCAATGAATTTGCATGAGACCTCTTCAATATCTGATAAAACAG TAAATGTTGTTGGTGACAAGTGCAGCAAGTTAAGTATTGAAATAAGCCAAAATATGACTGGCCTAATTGGTGGTATTCCAGAACACAGCGTTGTGATTGCAAATACATGTGTGAGTGATTGTGTCATCTCTAATATTCATGTTGCATGTGGCAAGTTCAGTTCTGCGATACTTATCAACCCAACAACGTTTAAGCGTCTCGAATACAATGATTGTCTTGTTAATAATGGACAACCTTTATCTGGAGGAGCTGTTATTTCCTTTAAGTATGCTAATACATTTCCTTATGAGCTCTCTGTTTCTAACGCAATGGTAGTTTGTAAATGA